The DNA region tttatattttttcttacttttttttatatctaaACTTAATAGTTAAGTTCTTTGTTGGTCCTTAAATTTGGAAAATGATGATAATGATTGATTTaagacttttaaattaaaaaaaaatggtaatgggatttaattttttaacttttaaagtcaaggactaaatctcaaaatttatcaaagtatagGGATTAATAGCACATTTTAACCATTCAATTGTTTTTTTCTCATCTCAAAAAGTCTGTACTTTTCTTATTTTTCCTTCCTTTGAAGATTCTTGAGCTTAAAATTTCGAACTTTGAAGATACAAAGATAGAAAGAGGGAGAAAGTAGGTAGAACCAAAGCTCCCAAATTTAGTTAAAGTTTTAGTTTTTGATATCGgaatttgttctttatttttgggtcatttgtgagaaaagaaaatgaacaaTGGTCATCATCAAGAAGCCATCAAGCAATTTCTGTCTTTAATGGAAAATGGTGAgatttaagtattaaaaaaatatcatcttgtttatattttctttcttgggtttcttttcttttaatctacaaatCACTAACATATTTTATCTTGTTGGGAAACAGTTGACGAGAAGATGAAGAACACGTTTCAGGTCAGCTCTTTTCTTTTAAGTTTCATGGATTTTGTTTTTGGAATTTGTACTTGGATACTAAGATAAAGAGCTGTAATTTGTGCTGTGAACTTGATCTGACTGCTTTGGGGTTTGCTTTTTCATGTTTAACAGTTACTTTTCTTTGTTGATTTTGATCTATCTGATTCATATCAGCTTCTTGGTTATGTGAAGTTGTAGTTGATTCAGTTTGTAACTTTATTTTTCTCACAGTTTTGCTAGTTTCCGGGATGATtaaatactcacttggtagcaACATAACTAAAGAAATGAGGTAGTAATGAACCTCTAAGAGTTGgactgaattttgaaatctgaaaagtagagggcttaaatttttagaaatagaagttcatggattaaattttaaatttacaaaaggTATAAGgatatataacatattttaaccaaaataaaatatcgattttatatatgatgtaaaataaCAAGGATAAGAAAGTAATTTTTGCCAAAAAGCACTTTTGCAaaggaaaaaagttaaaaattttggattttttggcTTGGggttaaaattatatatatgggTAGGGTCTTCACCGCCCCAAGTGTGACCTGGGTTTAATACTATGCTACTCGGGTATGTGTATGCTTAATTTTGTTCATATATTTTGAGGAGTATACTCCTATATCTATGTTTGAATATGTGGCAGACATGGATACTATAggaaaaatgaagagtcggagTAACATAAGGTTGATCTTTTGTGATTCGTTAGTGATCATTCAACAATGATGTGTCCAATGGCGTTGTAATGACCGCCTTAAACAATTTGTGTAGATCTGATATTTAACCATTCGAGAGTTAATATCACAAAGTATCGTCCATAGTGGGGTAAAAGTGCCATGAAGGCCTTTGTATAAAAAAGGCAAATTTCCCTCCTCGACAGAGGTGTTCCGTTTCCTCGATTTATGTCTACATGGttttatatacatgttttataCTATGATTTGCCTGTATGTGATTTAAAAGTTGAAATACTTTTGTGTGCAGAATATGCATCATGGATATCCAACTGAAACATTAGTCCGGTTTCTCAAGGCGAGAGATTGGAATGTTCAGAAAGCTCATAAAATGGTGAGATTCAATATAGTGCACTAAGTTATATTAAATGTTGACCATCAAAGATCtctcttttcatttttgtttattgATTCGTAATTTGTTGCCTGCACCAGTTAATTGATTGCTTACAATGGCGACTACAGAATGAGATTGACAACATATTATCGGTGAATTTCTCTGTTCATACACTAGCTGATACCAAATATTTTGCAAAACCGTGCTTTTTCTTAGTATTCTTTCGAGAACTCATTTACTTTTCCTCGATTATGTAGAAACCAATTATCCCCGTCGACTTATATAGAGCGGTGCGAGATTCTCAACTAGTAGGAGTGTCAGGTTACTCAAAGGAGGTAATTACTTATTTCGTTAGGATTTATCTTGATACTTGTTTTGCCATGAATATATGTCTACtaagaataattttttagaaaGGAACTCTTTGGTGATTAATTGCTTCATGCCTTTTGACATTTTCAGGGTCATCCTATCATTGCCATTGGTATTGGGCTTAGCACATACGATAAAGCTTCCGTAAGGACACGATATTCTTTTCTTCAAACTCGTGTTTAGTATTGATGTCAGAAAGAAATTTTGTATAGACACGGTATTGAGTTTTTAAGTATCAATTCCTTTTTTATGGTTTTAGGTGAATTATTATGTACAATCACACATTCAAATGAATGAATATAGAGATCGTGTAGTATTGGTGAGTATGGCTCTGCCAATGTGATGTTTCTCGTTTATATCCCCGCTTACAAAACTCCTATAAACATAATATCTCGCTCTTGTTATAGCCTATGGCCACAGAAAAGTATGGACGACATATTAGCACTTGTTTGAAAATCTTGGATATGACTGGCTTGAAACTTTCGGCGTTGAACCAAATAAAGGTACACTTTATAGCATGATTCAGTATACGAATGCCATCGGAGTTTAAGCCACCACTTTCTAATTCTGATCAGTCTCTTATCCTCTTTGCCAATGCAGCTATTGAGTACTATAGCTACCATTGACGATTTGAATTATCCCGAGAAGACAGGGACGTATTATATTGTCAATGCGCCATACATATTTTCGGCATGTTGGaaggtttttatttttgataataccCTCATTCTCTCAACTAAACATACAAATCGTAACCATCATGCTTTAATGCAAATGTTGGCAGGCTGTAAAACCTCTTTTGCAAGAAAGGACGAAGCGGAAAATTCAAGTGCTTCAAGGTTGTGGAAGGGATGAGTTACTCaaagtaagaaaaaaaattttcatttttttgaggggtcaaaattcaattttatcatatattaacttaaaatttgcGTGATTCTCATTTTTTCGATGAATGCTTCCGTTTTTTTATAAACCTATTTATACTTACAACCGACCCGAACCAAAATGCTTCTGTAGTTTGTTTTAATCTGATCTATGGAAAAATAGCTTCATTGCTCTTGCtatcctttatatatatatacaaattttgaCATGTTGATTCATACAATGCCAGATAATGGATTATTCATCTCTCCCACATTTTTGTCGGAAAGAAGGATCAGGATCGGGGTCGGGGTCGGGGTCATCACGTAACAGCAGCAATGGAACAGTAGATAATTGTTTCTCATTAGACCATACCTTCCATCAACAACTTTACAATTACATAAAGCAGCAATCAACACTTATAGAGGCTAGATTGCCGATCAAACAGGGATCGGTTCATGTAAAGTTTCCGAAGCCGGGGCTAGAAGATACTGAAATCGTAAAAACCATTCAATCCGAGCTTGATAGGTTTGCAGATCAGAATGCTGTATGCAACTCTATGAATGCGGTTAAGGTAAATGGTGATTAAATTCTTTTGTACCAAATATGTCAAAATGGTTCATCAATAACTACTTTAGAATGAGATGACGCCTTCTATTTCAGTTATCAAATGTATTGCCACAGCTGTCTTGCGTCAGCTCGATGCAGATTCTGTACCCAACTGAACCGATATGGCACCTTAAgctctataataataataataataataataataataattttttgtcataatttatttgattctccaactttacaagaaaaatcattttagctattcattttttgtcatttttagtttttaaatttgggTTGTTTATCAAATTACCTCAGAATggatgtaaatattaatatttactaaTTTTGCTAATGTGACATACATGTGGATGTTaccattaattatttttttcaaaattttaaaaataaaattattaaatttttttaatttttaaaaaattaattaattgttaatgtgaCATACATGTATATGACATGTCAAGAAAGTTAACAGATGTTAATTTTTTCATCCATTTAggggtgatttgataaataatgtaAGTCTAAggattaaaagaaacagaaaattaaatgaaaggctaaaatgactttttctTTGTAAATTTAAAGGAATGACTTTTTCTTTGTAAATTTAAAGGGTTGAAGAAGTCATTATgtctattttttttgttgttgaaatTTTGTGAGAAACATAGAAGTACATGTTTGTATTGTTTTCATGTTGCACCCTTTATGCCTATCGGTTAATTGTCGGTAAATGGAGAATTGTggagattaattaattaaataaggttCATTTGAATGACTTAAACTGTTCCACTTTGTTGAACACATAGAGAAACTGATCTACTTAAAGTCTTAGTGATCCAGTGAAACACTCCAGTTAGACTAGAATTATCATGGTGAATATtgtaaattctaaaatatataaatgtatagagtttaaatctctTAAGACTATCATCTTATAGATAGACACTAATCTCAGTAATTGATGTAATTCAACCTGTACTGTTAGATTTATAGAAGCTTaattataaatagaggcctcccctcatttgtaatcatcctTGTACTTCATTCTTAAGTTAAACAATATATCTGAGAGCatttactgtaacaccctaaacccaacaTAAACGTTATTATCAGATTTGGAAATGTTACATATTCATTTGAAATTCAAAAACCATCTTGGAATGGTAAGGAAAAAAGAGTTGCCTTGCAACATATGAAATTCCAGTTTGTTTGAGGAAACACTTTCTCTtaaatg from Gossypium hirsutum isolate 1008001.06 chromosome A04, Gossypium_hirsutum_v2.1, whole genome shotgun sequence includes:
- the LOC121227830 gene encoding SEC14 cytosolic factor, whose product is MNNGHHQEAIKQFLSLMENVDEKMKNTFQNMHHGYPTETLVRFLKARDWNVQKAHKMLIDCLQWRLQNEIDNILSKPIIPVDLYRAVRDSQLVGVSGYSKEGHPIIAIGIGLSTYDKASVNYYVQSHIQMNEYRDRVVLPMATEKYGRHISTCLKILDMTGLKLSALNQIKLLSTIATIDDLNYPEKTGTYYIVNAPYIFSACWKAVKPLLQERTKRKIQVLQGCGRDELLKIMDYSSLPHFCRKEGSGSGSGSGSSRNSSNGTVDNCFSLDHTFHQQLYNYIKQQSTLIEARLPIKQGSVHVKFPKPGLEDTEIVKTIQSELDRFADQNAVCNSMNAVKVNGD